A portion of the Cryptomeria japonica chromosome 5, Sugi_1.0, whole genome shotgun sequence genome contains these proteins:
- the LOC131076454 gene encoding uncharacterized protein LOC131076454, with amino-acid sequence MGSRAGICLTSPSKEHTPRSLCFQFPYSNSEAEYEELSHRLNLTKWMGIKQLRVLGDSELVVKQVRGQSAAKHVRMRSYQHRLWDLIEIFEDSNIQGIPRRQNVVFDRLSTVVSQFDPASDLLENKHSVQVIVRPVVPDND; translated from the coding sequence ATGGGATCCAGAGCAGGAATTTGTTTGACTTCTCCCTCCAAAGAACACACCCCCAGGTCTCTTTGTTTCCAATTCCCCTATTCAAATAGTGAAGCAGAGTATGAAGAGCTATCCCACAGACTGAACCTTACTAAGTGGATGGGTATCAAGCAGTTGAGAGTCCTTGGAGACTCCGAGTTGGTAGTGAAGCAAGTCCGGGGCCAATCCGCAGCGAAGCATGTCCGAATGCGTTCCTATCAACACAGGCTATGGGACCTAATAGAAATCTTTGAAGATTCTAACATTCAAGGGATCCCCAGAAGGCAAAATGTAGTGTTTGACCGATTGTCTACAGTAGTGTCTCAATTTGATCCTGCTTCTGACTTGCTAGAAAATAAGCACTCTGTTCAAGTCATCGTGAGGCCAGTAGTTCCAGACAATGATTAG